The proteins below come from a single Molothrus ater isolate BHLD 08-10-18 breed brown headed cowbird chromosome 3, BPBGC_Mater_1.1, whole genome shotgun sequence genomic window:
- the NANP gene encoding N-acylneuraminate-9-phosphatase → MGLHGVKAVFFDLDNTLIDTAAAGRRAIEEVISALQSKHHYGEGEARAVCDKVQAKLLKECHDPAKMCITDLRISHWEEAIQETIGGEANRDLAAECYYLWKTTRLQHLTLAEDTRAMLTELRKGLRLLLLTNGERQTQREKIEACACQPYFDAIVVGGEQKEEKPAASIFHYCCDLLGVQPAECVMVGDSLDTDIQGGLNAGLKATVWLNKAMTAPVDTSPVPHYIISSVLDLPAVLQKMEHNTNSKLETDHMAGSNEAH, encoded by the exons ATGGGGCTGCACGGCGTCAAGGCGGTGTTCTTCGACCTGGACAACACGCTGATCGACACggccgcggcggggcggcgcgCCATCGAGGAG GTGATAAGCGCCCTGCAGTCCAAGCACCACTACGGGGAGGGAGAGGCCCGCGCCGTCTGCGATAAGGTGCAGGCCAAGCTCCTCAAGGAGTGCCACGATCCCGCCAAGATGTGCATCACAGACCTGCGGATATCGCACTGGGAGGAGGCGATCCAGGAGACCATCGGCGGGGAGGCGAACCGTGACCTGGCGGCCGAGTGCTATTACCTGTGGAAGACGACGCGGCTGCAGCACCTGACGCTGGCCGAGGACACGCGGGCCATGCTCACCGAGCTGCGGAAAGGCCTCcgcctgctgctcctcaccaaCGGCGAGCGGCAGACGCAGAGGGAGAAGATCGAGGCGTGCGCCTGCCAGCCCTACTTCGATGCCATCGTTGTGGGGggagagcagaaagaggagaaacCGGCGGCATCCATATTTCATTACTGTTGCGATCTCCTGGGGGTGCAGCCCGCGGAGTGTGTGATGGTCGGTGACTCTCTAGATACAGATATTCAAGGAGGCCTGAATGCTGGCTTGAAAGCAACGGTCTGGTTAAACAAAGCAATGACTGCCCCAGTAGATACCTCCCCCGTACCTCATTACATTATTTCTTCTGTACTGGATCTTCCAGCAGTGTTACAGAAGATGGAGCACAACACTAATTCTAAGTTAGAAACTGACCATATGGCTGGTAGCAATGAAGCACATTGA